Genomic DNA from Salinibacter pepae:
AGGCCCGGCGCAACGTCGCCACCCTCTTCGAGGACGTCATCGGCCGGTCCGTGGCGGGGGTGTCCATCGCCGACCGGGACCGGCTCGTGTCCATCGAGTTGGGCGGCGGGGGCCGGATTCTGTGGCAGCTCTTCGGGGCGCGCGCCAACGCCTTCCACGTGGCGCCCGACGGCACGGTCGTTGCCGCCTTCCAGCGCCACGACGCGCTCACCGGAACGGCGGCGCCGGAGCCGTACGCCGCGCCGATGCCGGACACGTTCGAGGGGTTCGAGGACCGATGGAAGCCCAACCGCAACAAGACGCGCCAGGCGGTCCAGTCGGCCGTGTCGCTCTTTGGGGGCGACCTGGCGCGGGAGACGCTGCACCGGGCCGGCGTGACGACCGACGCGCCCGCAGACTGCACGGCGGCCGAGCGGCGGGCCCTCTTCGAGGCGTCGATGGCCCTCCGCGAGGCGCTACAGGACCCGGCCCCCGTACTCTACGGCGCGGGGCAGTTCCCGGACGCGTTCTCGCTGATCCCGCTGCGTCACCGCGAAGACGAGCCTGCCGAGCGGTTCGACACGGTGGACGCCGCGGCGGCCGACTTCGTGCGGCGCACGCTGGCGGAGCAGCACTTCCACCGCCTCTACGACCCGTTGGAGGAGGCCCTCGAATCGGCGGCCGAGCACGAACGCCGCAGCGCCGAGCGCATGGTGGAGGAGCTTCAAAGCGAGAGCCGGGCGGGGCGCTACGAGCGATGGGGCCACCTCCTCATGGCCCAGCAGGACCAGGTGCCCGACGGGGCGGAGGAGGTCGAGTTGCCCGACCTGTTCGAGGAGGGGGCGCCCGTCACCATCCCGGTGGACCCCGCCAAGTCGCCCGTCGAGAACGCCGAGCACTACTACGACCGGGCCCGGAGCACGCGGCGGTCGCGGGAGGAGGCGGAGGGCCGACTGGACGACACGATCGAGCGGGCCGAACGGGCCGAGGCGCTCCTCCAGGCCCTCCGCCAGATCGACACGCTCGACGGCATCAAGGCCTTCCGGGACGAGCGGGAGGCCGAGCTGCTGCCGTTCGTGGAGCGGGACGACGCGGATGTGGACGACTTCCCGTTCCGCCGGTTCGACCTCGGGGAGGGCTTCGAGGTGTGGGTCGGCAAAAACGCGCGCCAGAACCACGACCTCACGTTTCACGCCAGCCAGCCCTACGACCTGTGGCTGCATGCGCGCGGGGTGCCGGGCGCCCACACCGTGCTCCACCGCCCGAACCGCGACGCCGAGCCCGGCAAACGCCGCCGCTACGTCGCCGCGGCCATCGCCGCCCACTACAGCAAATCGAAAGGCAGCGACGTGGCCCCCGTCATGATGACCGAGCGCAAGTACGTCACCAGCCCGACCGGCGCGGACCCCGGCGTGGTGCGCGTCGACCGCGAGGACGTGCTCATGGTGGAGCCGGGCCTGCCGGAGTGAGGCGTGATGTGTGATACGTGATGTGTGATGCGTGAGGGGGGAGCAGCACGAACATCACGTTTCACGCCTCACGTATCAGAAGCCCGGGGAGATGCGAAAGCCCAGCTCCCAGGTCGTGTCGCGGCGCTGGAACGGGCGCGCGTAGTAGGCCTCCAGCAGGAAACTGCCCAGGATGTTGAAGCGGGCGGAGACGCCGGTGCTGACGACGGGAATGGTCGTGTCGGCGCTGTCGGTGGCGAACGTGAAGAGGTCCGGCCCCGCGTCGTTCGTCCAGGTCACGCCCGCGTCGACGAACGGCGCCAGCGTGGTGGGCAGGTACCGGAACGGGATGAGGCTAAGGCGCTCCGGGCCCAGCAGCGGAATTCGAATCTCGGCCCGCGTCGTGAGGGCCCGCGTGCCGAAGAGGCGGTCGATCTCGGCGCACGGCGACGTGGTGGGGGCGTCGCCGACCCGGGTGCAGCCGCCGTTCTCCCGGATGCCGTTCGCGATGCTCTGCACGCTGTAGCCGCGCACGAAGCCCTGGCCGTAGGGGTAGCCGATGTATTCGTTCCCGATGCCAAACGCGTCGCTGAACGAGG
This window encodes:
- a CDS encoding Rqc2 family fibronectin-binding protein → MVNSYYTLRALAREWHADLEGTTVRDVYSQTKNELTVALSGAEQDWMVRGSVQRPFLYLFRRPGYHKARRNVATLFEDVIGRSVAGVSIADRDRLVSIELGGGGRILWQLFGARANAFHVAPDGTVVAAFQRHDALTGTAAPEPYAAPMPDTFEGFEDRWKPNRNKTRQAVQSAVSLFGGDLARETLHRAGVTTDAPADCTAAERRALFEASMALREALQDPAPVLYGAGQFPDAFSLIPLRHREDEPAERFDTVDAAAADFVRRTLAEQHFHRLYDPLEEALESAAEHERRSAERMVEELQSESRAGRYERWGHLLMAQQDQVPDGAEEVELPDLFEEGAPVTIPVDPAKSPVENAEHYYDRARSTRRSREEAEGRLDDTIERAERAEALLQALRQIDTLDGIKAFRDEREAELLPFVERDDADVDDFPFRRFDLGEGFEVWVGKNARQNHDLTFHASQPYDLWLHARGVPGAHTVLHRPNRDAEPGKRRRYVAAAIAAHYSKSKGSDVAPVMMTERKYVTSPTGADPGVVRVDREDVLMVEPGLPE